Proteins encoded within one genomic window of Marasmius oreades isolate 03SP1 chromosome 4, whole genome shotgun sequence:
- a CDS encoding uncharacterized protein (BUSCO:EOG09260OLB), giving the protein MSEDMRGSSWRSLAASAASSRLTSFKGYLAQKDFTNSLPSSIKRQLGPVDGSERVGNKQSWREWAGQKISRGNNGKEEIAMFPGWATRKPLSATDGSFAFEVDIFISGFASAHRGQELASRSQRTFMRLAKGFAALPKLGEDDSKVGEDLGLVSTRLTPSTEELLRTVNLPPRPEEMTMEREIEMLERQFKRLNSPKQNLMDSDESSSSRSSSPELDSPPPIDREAEKVVTKQSTPTAAVSIPEELVRKLHANLEARLLPFWSSVLPGRMVRIRVFAKATSHDSESSSDHQHLATTTVQTGVDGSFQTLFRIGWEDMCQHPAALDIAFGDPSHEHELSVTAELFPNQKSSSSAASSSTDLTSTRSVSPLPPTAATSAHVPLTHSPIRVISDIDDTVKHSDIIGGARSVFRNVFVNELEDLVIPGMGEWYSEMWKKGVRFHYVSNGPFELLPILGDFFAIANLPPGSIKLKSYAGRSLFSGLLSAPAARKRAGVQDILNAFPDSSFILVGDSGEQDLELYTELAKENPRQILAVFIRDTGSGDILEDPTGLRVLTATPEISLQSQEESSTVDQETWNFQHYVNGDRRPAPLDTSKTPHKSSSWPVTNETPTTPGSISNNRNSNYFKFTSEPEPLYDSSRNSSLTSLSSIFTRKTPATRRESVSSNASSYFSRTPKSAAANTSTSSRISESEKRRQDLQMRVYRSRTVLPDHVVLRVFRSPTECVEADMILASS; this is encoded by the exons ATGTCTGAAGACATGCGTGGAAGCTCCTGGAGGTCGCTTGCTGCATCGGCAGCATCTTCGCGGCTGACTTCGTTCAAGGGATATCTGGCTCAAAAAGACTTCACAAACTCTCTACCCAGCTCGATAAAACGCCAACTCGGACCTGTAGATGGGAGCGAGAGAGTAGGGAATAAACAGTCATGGCGGGAATGGGCGGGTCAGAAGATCAGCAGAGGGAATAACGGAAAAGAGGAAATAGCAATGTTTCCAGGGTGGGCAACGAGGAAGCCTCTTTCTGCAACCGATG GGTCGTTTGCGTTTGAGGTCGACATATTTATATCTGGATTTGCATCGGCTCATCGTGGACAAGAACTTGCCAGTCGTTCACAACGGACTTTTATGAGGCTTGCTAAAG GATTCGCTGCTCTACCCAAGCTCGGTGAGGACGATTCAAAGGTTGGGGAAGATCTCGGTCTAGTGTCAACACGGTTGACTCCCTCTACTGAGGAGCTACTTCGAACAGTGAATCTTCCTCCTAGGCCAGAAGAAATGACAATGGAGCGCGAGATTGAGATGCTTGAACGCCAGTTCAAGCGTCTGAACTCTCCGAAACAAAATTtgatggacagtgatgaaTCCAGCTCCTCgcgctcttcctctcctgaACTTGATTCACCCCCGCCGATTGACCGTGAAGCTGAGAAAGTCGTAACCAAACAAAGCACTCCTACAGCCGCAGTCTCAATTCCCGAAGAACTTGTACGCAAACTACATGCAAATTTAGAGGCCCGTCTTCTGCCATTCTGGTCGTCAGTCCTGCCAGGACGAATGGTACGGATCAGAGTATTCGCCAAAGCTACATCTCATGATTCCGAATCCTCGAGTGATCACCAACATTTGGCAACTACAACTGTTCAAACAGGCGTCGATGGCAGTTTTCAAACGCTGTTTCGGATAGGCTGGGAGGACATGTGTCAGCACCCTGCTGCGCTCGACATAGCGTTTGGAGACCCTTCACACGAACATGAGTTATCTGTCACCGCAGAACTATTCCCAAACCAAAAATCTAGTTCATCTGCCGCCTCCTCTTCAACCGATCTCACTTCAACCAGATCCGTCTCGCCCCTCCCACCTACTGCCGCCACAAGCGCTCATGTTCCTCTTACCCATTCACCTATCCGCGTCATTTCAGATATCGATGACACAGTTAAACACTCCGACATCATTGGAGGTGCTCGTTCTGTGTTCCGAAACGTATTCGTCAACGAGTTGGAAGATCTGGTTATACCAGGAATGGGAGAATGGTATAGTGAAATGTGGAAAAAAGGCGTTCGGTTCCACTATGTG TCTAATGGCCCGTTTGAGCTGCTTCCGATACTCGGAGACTTTTTCGCAATCGCAAATCTGCCCCCAG GTTCCATAAAGCTCAAGTCATATGCTGGACGATCCTTGTTTAGTGGTCTTTTGTCTGCCCCTGCAGCAAGGAAGCGCGCTGGAGTTCAAGATATTCTTAACGCGTTTCCCGACTCTTCTTTCATTCTTGTGGGCGATTCCGGCGAACAGGATCTAGAACTATACACAGA ACTCGCAAAAGAAAACCCGCGACAGATTTTGGCTGTCTTCATCCGTGATACTGGCTCTGGGGACATCCTTGAAGATCCGACAGGCCTCCGAGTATTGACGGCAACACCTGAGATTAGCCTCCAGAGTCAAGAGGAGAGTTCTACGGTAGATCAAGAAACTTGGAACTTCCAACATTATGTTAACGGAGATAGACGTCCTGCACCTCTCGACACGTCCAAAACTCCTCATAAATCATCCTCATGGCCCGTAACGAACGAAACACCTACAACCCCCGGATCCATTTCCAACAACAGGAATAGCAATTACTTTAAGTTCACATCTGAACCTGAGCCTTTATATGATAGTTCTCGCAACTCTTCTTTAACCTCTCTTTCGTCCATTTTCACCAGAAAGACACCTGCAACACGGCGGGAATCTGTGTCGTCCAATGCCTCTTCATACTTTAGCCGAACACCCAAGTCGGCGGCTGCTAATACGAGTACATCAAGTCGCATATCCGAGTCTGAGAAGAGGAGGCAAGATTTACAGATGAGGGTTTATAGATCCAGAACAGTTTTACCCGATCATGTCGTGTTGAGGGTGTTTAGATCTCCCACGGAGTGTGTCGAGGCTGATATGATTCTGGCTAGTAGCTGA
- a CDS encoding uncharacterized protein (BUSCO:EOG092658X5) translates to MDPWNLDSVCYLCDDDTCTDTWLVIVTEENGYRSKCFDRGELGIVTAADTALFLPPMLPSRLYRNLGIPPPLRALITPHPSLPATVKVQLRLRLGIFNHRTISTSGIGRRDLSTSTCVQQHSSSSSESQSQSEPPSSSTIELGDGESPTSSNSADLTTSQVLPESIQPKLSMTFTCTVEGCGTRSTHEFSKRSYERGIVLVQCPGCENRHLIADHLGWFKESTEDGKLRTVEDLLRAKGEKVKRGKLNADGDIEYVE, encoded by the exons ATGGATCCATGGAACTTGGACAGTGTTTGCTATCTCTGTGACGATGATACATGTACAGATACATGGCTTGTCATCGTCACAGAGGAGAACGGTTACCGGTCTAAGTGTTTTGATAGAGGTGAACTCGGCATCGTGACTGCTGCCGATACGGCTCTCTTCCTTCCACCAATGCTTCCGTCCAGACTCTACCGAAATTTGGGTATCCCACCTCCCCTCAGGGCTCTAATTACCCCTCATCCCTCCTTGCCTGCGACTGTCAAAGTTCAGTTGCGCCTCCGACTGGGTATATTTAACCACAGAACAATCTCAACATCTGGTATAGGAAGACGAGATCTCAGCACTTCCACCTGTGTCCAACAACActcttcttcaagttcagaATCACAGTCACAATCAGAACCGCCGTCGTCATCGACTATCGAACTTGGTGATGGAGAGTCCCCAACGAGCTCAAACTCTGCTGACTTGACGACATCTCAAGTTCTTCCCGAGAGTATACAGCCCAAACTATCAATGACATTCACTTGTACAGTGGAGGGCTGCGGGACACGGTCAACGCATGAGTTTTCGAAGCGGTCGTATGAGAGAGGGATCGTTCTTGTACAATGCCCGGGGTGTGAGAATAG ACATCTAATAGCAGACCATTTGGGGTGGTTCAAAGAAAGTACCGAAGATGGGAAATTACGAACTGTTGAAGACCTTTTACGAGCCAAAGGAGAGAAAGTCAAACGAGGAAAGCTCAACGCAGACGGGGACATTGAATATGTCGAGTAG